One window of Arthrobacter oryzae genomic DNA carries:
- the rplN gene encoding 50S ribosomal protein L14 has translation MIQQESRLKVADNTGAKEILTIRVLGGSGRRYAGIGDVIVATVKDAIPGGNVKKGDVVKAVIVRTKKERRRADGSYIKFDENAAVILKNDGDPRGTRIFGPVGRELRDKKFMKIVSLAPEVL, from the coding sequence GTGATTCAGCAGGAGTCGCGACTCAAGGTCGCCGACAACACGGGTGCTAAGGAAATCCTTACCATTCGCGTTCTCGGTGGATCTGGCCGTCGCTACGCAGGCATTGGCGACGTCATCGTCGCTACCGTCAAGGACGCAATTCCGGGCGGCAACGTAAAGAAGGGCGATGTCGTCAAGGCTGTCATCGTCCGTACCAAGAAGGAACGCCGCCGTGCGGATGGTTCCTACATCAAGTTTGACGAGAACGCAGCTGTGATCCTGAAGAACGACGGTGACCCCCGCGGTACCCGTATCTTCGGACCGGTTGGTCGTGAACTGCGTGACAAGAAGTTCATGAAGATCGTTTCTCTGGCTCCGGAGGTGCTCTAG
- the rplX gene encoding 50S ribosomal protein L24: MAKIKKGDLVQVITGAKAERGGDRGKQGKVLRVFPDSNRVLVEGINRVTKHTKVGQSQRGTKTGGIEVVEASIHISNVALVDPSTKKPTRVGFRTETVERNGKKREVRVRVAKSSGKDI; the protein is encoded by the coding sequence ATGGCTAAGATCAAAAAGGGTGACCTCGTTCAGGTCATCACTGGCGCCAAGGCTGAGCGCGGCGGCGACCGTGGCAAGCAGGGCAAGGTTCTGCGCGTGTTCCCGGATTCCAACCGCGTGTTGGTTGAAGGCATTAACCGCGTAACCAAGCACACCAAGGTCGGTCAGTCGCAGCGCGGCACCAAGACCGGTGGCATCGAGGTCGTAGAGGCTTCCATCCACATCTCCAACGTGGCCCTGGTTGACCCCTCCACCAAGAAGCCCACTCGCGTCGGTTTCCGTACCGAGACCGTTGAGCGTAACGGCAAGAAGCGTGAAGTGCGCGTACGCGTGGCCAAGAGCTCCGGGAAGGACATCTAA
- the rpsQ gene encoding 30S ribosomal protein S17, which yields MSEKDENVTETVSDAAKADERGYRKTKRGYVVSDKMEKTIVVQVEDRVKHALYGKVIRRNTKIKAHDEENTAGIGDLVLLAETRPLSATKRWRLVEILEKAK from the coding sequence GTGAGTGAAAAGGACGAGAACGTGACGGAAACTGTTTCCGACGCAGCCAAGGCTGACGAGCGCGGTTACCGTAAGACGAAGCGCGGCTACGTCGTCTCGGACAAGATGGAAAAGACCATCGTTGTCCAGGTTGAAGACCGCGTGAAGCACGCCCTTTACGGCAAGGTCATCCGCCGCAACACGAAGATCAAGGCTCACGACGAAGAGAACACCGCCGGCATCGGCGACCTCGTTCTCCTCGCCGAGACCCGCCCGCTCTCCGCTACCAAGCGGTGGCGCCTGGTGGAGATCCTCGAGAAGGCCAAGTAA
- the rplP gene encoding 50S ribosomal protein L16 codes for MLIPRRVKHRKQHHPGRSGAATGGTKVSFGEWGIQALSPAYVTNRQIESARIAMTRHIKRGGKVWINIYPDRPLTKKPAETRMGSGKGSPEWWVSNVKPGRVLFELSGVSEEVAREALRLAIHKLPLKARIVRREGGE; via the coding sequence GCAAGCAGCACCACCCGGGTCGTTCCGGCGCTGCTACGGGCGGCACCAAGGTCTCCTTCGGTGAGTGGGGTATCCAGGCTCTGAGCCCGGCATACGTCACCAACCGTCAGATCGAATCTGCCCGTATCGCGATGACCCGCCACATCAAGCGTGGCGGCAAGGTCTGGATCAACATCTACCCGGACCGTCCGCTGACGAAGAAGCCTGCTGAAACCCGTATGGGTTCCGGTAAGGGTTCTCCGGAATGGTGGGTCTCAAACGTCAAGCCGGGCCGGGTTCTCTTCGAACTCTCCGGTGTCAGTGAAGAGGTAGCTCGCGAGGCCCTGCGCCTGGCAATCCACAAGCTGCCGTTGAAGGCACGCATTGTGCGTCGCGAAGGTGGTGAGTAG
- the rplE gene encoding 50S ribosomal protein L5, translating into MTETLETPASKIVPRLKTKYADSIKSTLIEEFKYENVNQVPRLVKVVVNMGVGDAAKDSKLIDGAVRDLTLITGQKPQVTKARKSIAQFKLREGMPIGAHATLRGDRMWEFLDRLVTLALPRIRDFRGLSGKQFDGNGNYTFGLTEQVMFHEIDQDSIDRVRGMDITVVTTAKTDDEGRALLKALGFPFKTEA; encoded by the coding sequence ATGACTGAGACTCTCGAGACTCCGGCAAGCAAGATCGTTCCTCGTCTGAAGACCAAGTACGCGGATTCCATCAAGAGCACGCTCATTGAGGAATTCAAGTACGAAAACGTCAACCAGGTTCCCCGTCTGGTCAAGGTCGTAGTGAACATGGGTGTTGGAGATGCCGCCAAGGACTCCAAGCTGATCGACGGCGCTGTCCGCGATCTGACCCTGATCACCGGTCAGAAGCCGCAGGTAACCAAGGCCCGTAAGTCGATCGCACAGTTCAAGCTGCGCGAAGGCATGCCCATCGGTGCACACGCAACTCTGCGTGGAGACCGCATGTGGGAATTCCTGGACCGTCTGGTCACGCTGGCTCTGCCGCGTATCCGTGACTTCCGGGGCCTCAGTGGCAAGCAGTTCGATGGCAACGGCAACTACACCTTCGGTCTGACCGAGCAGGTTATGTTCCACGAGATCGACCAGGATTCCATCGACCGCGTGCGCGGTATGGACATCACCGTCGTGACCACTGCCAAGACCGACGACGAAGGCCGCGCGCTGCTCAAGGCGCTTGGTTTCCCGTTCAAGACCGAAGCTTAA
- the rpmC gene encoding 50S ribosomal protein L29 has protein sequence MAVGSKDLAPAQLDGFDNERLVEELRKSKEELFNLRFQSATGQLENHGRLRAVKKDIARIYTVLRERELGIRAEVAAPVVEAKEEKKSKKAATKKAEKAETVETEEDAK, from the coding sequence ATGGCAGTAGGGTCGAAGGATCTCGCACCCGCGCAGCTGGACGGTTTCGACAACGAGCGTCTCGTTGAAGAACTCCGCAAGTCCAAGGAAGAGCTGTTCAACCTGCGTTTCCAGTCCGCCACCGGTCAGCTGGAGAACCACGGTCGTCTGCGCGCGGTAAAGAAGGACATCGCACGCATCTACACCGTTCTCCGTGAGCGCGAGCTGGGCATTCGTGCCGAGGTTGCCGCACCGGTTGTGGAAGCCAAGGAAGAAAAGAAATCCAAGAAGGCTGCAACCAAGAAGGCCGAAAAGGCTGAAACGGTTGAGACCGAGGAGGATGCCAAGTGA